The nucleotide sequence TTGGTCATtacagacaggttcgactgtggtaccagaaataaaataaaattgttgGGGTCAGTTTCAGTGTTATTAATGTAGCTTCAGGGCAAGTTATATGGTATGCTGTGGTAGTGGCATACCCTGCAAACGGATCAATGTGAAACAAACCACTGCAATGAACCGTTTCATTTCCTCACTTTAATCATGATTTATTTTTTCCAATTCAGAATAAGTTAAATGGCTAAAATCACAGCCTGTCCATATTTGAATTTATGAGTCTTCTGACAAGTTATGACATGCCCATTCCTCAAATGGGTTAATGATAAAAATCTGAGCGTGATTGTGTACCTTAAAGTGTGTGTAACAATACTATTTAATGCATTGAAATGATCAAGTTCAAAAAGCTTTATTGTTTTGTAAAATCTGaataatttttaatttcatgGGCCAATCTGCAAAAGTGTACTTCTTTGACCTGTTGATTTTCACCCGCCATTTTTTACGCTGTATACCTcacgcacacaagcaaacaaatttGCCACAAAATGTACATGCAACTTCCATGTTTTGTTTGGTCTTTATTCATAACTTGCAGAAACCCACAAAAGGGTTTTGCTGCAAATGATTTAATACAAGCTCACAAATGCGTACACAAAAGGCTGAATTTCTCATCTTGTAAGGTTGAAATTCTAATCTCATCAGCTattctcaacaacaaaaagatttCAGTTTGCTATTTTTCGAACATcagaaaaaaactttttttttaggaaaCTTGAATTTGTTGTGGTATTCCTGATAAGGAAAAACAATGGTGATGATCTTGCAGCTTTACAAGACATCTTAACCTTTCTCATGAgaaaaatacatgtacaaatatGTGTGGCCTACACACCTCACAGGAAAGCAAATGCTCCGACAGATATGCGAAAGTATTGTCAGAAATTATTCTAAGTGACATTGAGAAGTTATCAGAGCCATAGGAAAAAAGGCATAAAAACCACATACAACAAAAATAAGGGGAAAAGTAAATAATCCAGTAGATTTTACTCATTCTTATTATATACCAAGCTAGAGGAAAAGACAAACTACTCTCCAATACAGCTGATTTCACCAAAAACCTTTGTGAAGGTCAGTTTCAATGTCAGGTCAattgttaaaacacacacacacacaacagaaatgAATGGCAATTATGTTAAAAGATTTATAATGAGCCTTATCATCAGCACTGCAGTTCCATATTGCATGCAGTCATCCTCCCAGATTTTATAGACAAAAATGACCTCAAAATATATGTCAGTAATAACCATGCAGCTCTGCTCTTCCCGAACCCCAACacaatagcacacacacatctcGCACATCGTTCATTATTGTTCATATAAATGTAAGAATTCTTGCAATGCCTCATATCATGACAGATCTGTGTACATCATATCTTTacaagtttttttgtgtgtgtgtgtgaccatttTTGCGCTTTTCCCTGTCCCAGGCACAAGACTCAAGAGTCCGAAAAGCAAAACGTACCTTACAGAAATGAAAAGACAGAAGAACAATACTCAACAGGCATGTTTTTCCTCAACAACTCTGATTCTGATCTGGCAGTggaacacagacacaaaacaaaaaaataacaaaaacaaaaacaacaagacacaAGATCTATGAACAGTTTAACCATCAGTAGCTTTGAAGTGATCATCGTCAATTGTGGAATAGATGTGCCCCTCTCCGCTCAGAAATTCTAAAGCTTCTCTAATGGCTTTTTCTGGAACACCCTTGAGTTGTTGGGAAACATCCGCAACGCTTGCTCCCATCTCAGAATTGCAGCTTCTGATGATGTTGGCAATCTGTGGAAAACAAGGGAGCATTGAGTATCACAACCAAACTAATGTTTCTAATGATTAGTTTTAAACAGAAGAAAATGCAAGCTGCTTCTAATCATTTTTCTGCATTtgaaatacagaatacagaatctttaattgcccaaggttgggaatttgtgatgacattgccgttaagaaacatttcaatccagccatatacaccaacacccgcatcatttatacaaactgatcaacaacattaatttaaaaacaacactggacagcataagtTTAAAAAATACAAAGGTTTCAAACATGACTATTCTCATatatgacaaaacaatacaaacaaaaattggAAAAACAATGAAGCGATATTAGTTTGGAAAGGCTGACTGAGCTGTATCACACTCAGATATCCTTCAAGGAAAAGAATTGCATGCTTTTCCTGCAAAACTACCCATCAAGTACTGTGTAAACAAAATCACACAATTGTTCGCTTAGCATGACAGATTGACACTTGCACTGTCTTCAAGTTTCTCTCataagtgacacacacacacaccaggtcaGTGACTTTCTCTCTTGGCCCCCTTTTGCCTCCCCTCCAAATTCATTCTTgataagaaagaaaacaaacctgGTTATTCAGAGCTGACAAACCATAGATGCTGGAACCCCCCTGGTCACCTGCATTTGAAGTACCAGCTGTGTTGTTCATCTGGTTCCCACCTGTTGCTTGTTTctgatgtgtatacaaaacACCAACATATAATTACATTTCCACACAGACATGGGATTCAATCtctatttaataaaaaaaaaaactatttcAAAGAAAAGGCAGGGGTTCTGTGGACTGCAAAAGACCCCCAGTGGGATCCGGTaggaccccctcccccaccctccccaaCACTGAAGTTTATGTGTGTCTGCCAAAATCAgcactaacaagtcgcgtaaggcgaaattactacatttagtcaagctgtggaactcacagaatgaaactgaacgtagtccgccgctagtgcaaaaggcagtgaaaatgacgagcctgtttggcgcggtagcgctgtgcttcatagcatgcTTTACTGTACTTcgttttcgttttaactttctgagcgtgtttttaatccaaacatatcatatctatatgtttttggaatcaggaatcgacaaggaataagatgaaatagtttttaaaacgatttcggaaatttaattttaatcataatttttatatttttaattttcagagcttgtttttaatccgaatataacatatttatatgtttttggaatcagaacatgatgaagaataaaataaaagtaattttggatcgttttataaaaaaataattttaattacaattttcagatttttaatgactaaagtcattaattaatttgtaagccttcatgctgaaatgcaataccgaagtccggccttcgtcgaagattgcttggccaaaatttcaatcaatttcattgaaaattgagggtgtgacagtgccgcctcaacttttacaaaataccggatatgacgtcataaaagacatttataaaaaaaaacgtctggggatatcatacccaggaactctcatgtaaaatttcataaagatcggtccagtagtttactctgaatcgctctacacacacacacgctcagacacacacacatacaccacgaccctcgtctcgattccccctctatgttaaagcatttagtcaaaacttgactaaatgtaaaaagtagcaATAAACCACAGCTGGGGGAAATCTCATTcatattattaatattattattatcatcatatCCCCGATTCCTGTTTTCATGGAATTGTAGGAAACTCGAGATGTTCTTGGGCTTTGAAATATAGGACAAACTGTAAACTTACATACAAATCTCACGTGTGCATGAGCTTGATTATCTGGTTCAACCAACATAATATTCTTCTTTGTGCATGGAGTAAAATTCTGTTTTTACGAGTGTGGGTTTTTACTTGTATAACCGTTTTTAAACGGCTATTTAAAGCAACATAATCAAAAGTGACCTCACCAGGTTTGTTGATGCATGGGCATAAATAGTGCTCAGGATATGACAGGTCAGTTGGTTCATATCCTCCACGGGAGAGATGTTGAAAGCAACCACGTTCTTCTTTCCACTGAATGACCTCACGTGACCGTAGACTCTGACGTATGTGTTCTCTCGCATTGTTGGCACCCTCTCCTCTTCCGGGACGTTCTCCTGCACAGAATGAACACAAAGATTAGACGGGTGCAGtgacctagtggataagacatcggcctccccGCCGCGGCCGCCTGCTtggttaggccaacaaaaaaaaatgtctgtttctggtcacccgaccgaccctaaatttcggcgccgaccctaaactttttttttccaaactcaaaattttttcttcttttttttgggtggtaaaggacagggtgagaaaatgaacaacaaaaacgtgtgaaaacgaaagtccgctgacgatttgtaaatgtgttgagtgtcttgtctctatgtatagtgaatccagtctctttgcacgatttttaaagttagttttattggtctacatttggggtaaaaaaaaaataaataaaataaaaaaaatccctacctaccgaccctattttttgtagccatgttaccagaaacagacaatttttttttggccttaagggggaatatttttccgatctcccaggtcaacttatgtgcagacctgctagtgtcttatccccctccatgtgtacatgcaagcataagaccaagtgcgcacggaaaagatcctgtaatccatgtcagagctcggtgggttatagaaacacaaaaatacccagcctgcttcccccgaaagcggcgtatggctgcctaaatggcggggtaaaaatggtcatacacctAAAAGCCATGGGAGttacagcccatgaacgaaacaaacaaacaagaggaaAAACTGCAATAATCTACGAACAAAAGCACTTTGCAAAACCATGATACTGTAACGTTTGGCAGAATGTTTCAAGTTACACCAAGGAACAAAAATTAGCTGTTTTTTCCTCCTGGGACAGAAGAATCCCAGCAGCGGGTCCACCACAACTACAAAACACTTTCAATGTCAAAAATGTCACTTTTAATCCTGCACATCTTCCGTTGTCGCAATGAAATACTTCAAACTCCCATCTACAATTTAGACTCTCAGAAAAGTTCAGACTTTTATTTTGAAAGACAGATGTACACTTTAGAAGTTTATTTCCATATTCATAATCATACATCCGAGTATACgacgtataactctcgcttactccattgcacatgtcatatgcatttagagcgcttactcccctttggttatttgatccaTACATCTGAGTGTCGTTATAGTTTCATATGTGTATTGAAAGCAGAGGGTACTGACATCATTATCAACAAACTGTTTCACTTCCAGCGGGGGACCAGTCATGTCGTCTAGTTCATAGTCGATCCTGGTGGCAGTCTCTCTCACAGATCGTATCAAACCAATCATGGTGacctgaaaaaaaacaaaaaaaacattcaTTGCAAAATAAAATGGATAATTCATTCGACTTGTGCACTACCTTTTTGTTTCAAAAACGGTAAATCTAAATTCCTTGAAAATGCAAGAAGTAAAAGTAAAGTTTGTTGGGAAAAAATTAGACAGGAGTGTACGTATCCAGATAGGTGCAGTTTTGGGTGCTGCTTAGATGAACATTCTGTATTGTTTCCCCTCCTTGTACTTTACTGTAAACTTCAAAACAtgacaacagcacacacaaaatgtacgCATTCACTGATAGTCTTACTCTTACCCTCATCATTTCTGTTTAATACTAATAGTCaatctgttttttgtttttgttttatcacAGACGCTTGTAAGTTGTACTCGATATCACTCAAGCAATCCGGCATTATAAGTTACTACATGACATTCGCACTTTGTAAAGTTAGTTACCTGTGAAATCTCCAGGGACCCAGAGAAAAATCTGTCATTATCCACAGAGGAGTTGAGGATCTGAGCCACAGTGACAGGAACTAAATTCTGTGCTCGTGATCTGCCCTGAAACATAAATCATTTGCATTTTCAATATTAACCTCAACTTTTCACAATACATGGTGCGACTAAGACTAAGAGTAAGAATTGAATGCACACATTCATTTTGGGAATATCCAGATTAAGCTGTGTGAGCTTTGTCGCCACACTACATGAATCTAAAAATGTTTACTTTTCTTTTAGTTTTAGAACTTTTAGTTTTAGCATGCGATGTCACTTCCACAGGGCAATACAATTATGTGCGCCCATAAACATGAGTTCACTGTCTTTCTATAAAATTTTCATCCAGTCTATTGGCAACAGAGCAGGAAATGAGTAGTCAACTAATATTCCAATTTCAAGACAATAGACCCTCTAAATAGTCCAAGCTCTAGCTCGCGACCTTTTAGGAGCATAGGCTAGCAAAGCATTTGGGACAGACTCTTGCTGACAAACCTGTAAAAAATTGAATTGATCAACTTGATTGCTTCTCAGTCAAAATTTTTACTTTTGTGTCAGTGATATATGGCCTTAAGTCTGAAATGGTGTCCACAGCTGAAATAGCAGTGCAACCTTGGCTCTAACCTGATTTgtacatcaaagaaaaataaaatccttgtaaagattaatgagacttgtaaaaaaaagtatgaagtacacacctagagaaacattgtgtgctcagttgttgtttttaatgaaaatgtcgccattatctgaagtcagcagcactacattttggccattttttgtgacatgaccttacagcatattgaaacatggtctactctgtcatatttatgggacagaatgtcatgaatgacttttcactgagccagtaaaactcaaatgtacttttgacaaagcaaagtttttgaattttgtcagtgagcctgcagaaaatggggagacaaaatttcacagaaagttcataactatttccgtaagacttcatttatgttcactgatcagctctaaataataattaaagattgaaacctgatatatttttgtaaaaaagtattttacagtatgttttgcagaggtataaaacataaaaagggttgtttgacttgtttttgcatgttcaaaagtagtttgaagtttacgtgcagattttcttgtgaaaaaagagttatgaactttccaaccttttgccttataaaatgagtaaattgactggttggggaacacctagctttgtaatgcatttggatccactagcagcagtcacactgaaagtttgcatcaagttcattcattggtgtttgagtaattgagaaataaaaaattcttgtgagaaagttatgaactttcctactatctccactgagagtgttttttgtcctttaatgctagccatgaaagttaaggttgtagtggaacagcaattttgcatataaaagtacattagatttagatactaagcaatttttgtcactaaagtcaagcagtatgctttagttagccattttctctgtgtcttgcgcactatttttatgtgagagttactaactcatgtcaaaacccaaaatatatgtaaaatgactattttcagtttccaaattacactgtaccatgattttcatcacaaaaagaatctactggctgctgactgtttctttctgaagtacttagccgttttgtcatgaagttcataacttcacataactcaagctcatttttcaagggcgtgtttaaaataatgccttgttaatagcaaaagagtacatttgactttatctggacattttgtaagaagttttctgaatatcaaccctcaaaattacattttgataattccagcatgaatctgggttgactgcacggtgtacataacttcacatcaactgaccctcagccccacggtgtgaagttatgaacacatgccatgagtatgatttatacacaataattaatttacaacactaaatcactacctcaaatgatgtgctgctcttctccagagtaggctgttacagtttgatgtcatttttattttaatttaccagcagattttagtacgtagcttttcagttaaataaatgatgtgaagttatgaacacacagtcagctgacataaacactaactaaataatgatttcggtaacagttttcatgactgagtttggttaagtaaatcattaagttgtttagaattatttgcaagagactttagttagttattttagtataaatgtgtgattgatgtgaagttatgaactttcacaagtttcaaacaatttgttttattttggcaattaaaatctgattttgtaatataagtgcagctttagcctatactataactctgtgttctcagtttgtcattgttttgcaaatatattatacagtaactgtactagagaccaacataacaaaaattcttgtgaagttatgcgcacgctcacattttatgatttttgttatcgtttgttttcacaaatgttttacttttattacttagttgtatgttgattacaaagagtagctggagagaaaataagatgacatatgcactttcttactttggtttgaattagccatagtttgtgatgtcacggtgtgaagttatgaactcctagGACATTCTAAATAAACTTCCAGTTTCTGCCAACTCTTTGAGTCAGACAAACATTTTGGTGTATTGAAATCCTTTTGATGGTACTTTTCAAgcacattttgcacaaaaacagcaaaattgTAGATTTAATGATAACTTATGCCAATATTTGCTGTGAAAAAATTGTGACAATATTAATTTCTATAAATAATACAGATAACCAAAAGATCTTCTCCACACTTCATCTTCAAAAATTATCTTCATGTTCCAGCtcacctttttcagattaaaaaacaaaacaaattgtttcctgcctgtataaattaaatttattataccaataaaagtaaattatgtgaagttatgaacttcccattaatggagttcacatctgcatcatgcgtggccaaaacaagtttaacttgcttgaaatgcaaagtaatttgctgtagcaatttgctcagatgtctaaaacagacccaatacatgtagcaacaatgatttaacaagtctaaattttgtgacggtgtgaagttatgaactcctgcaaacttttaaacctgaatctgtgaagtgatcaaacatgagttttcttaaatcatagctgttccttgcgtatttatgctctaaaatacatctctattttcaaaacaaagaaaatgttcatttttaaaattgattttgtatgtcacAAAAATGGACACCTATTCTGACTTTGGGCCATATATGTTATGTCACAACCGTGTGCCAGTGGGCTAATTCTGGAGAAAACTACACAAGCAAGTTTGGATCCACCTGACAGTGACACTGATCTATCTATGCATTGATGAACAAATAAGTTCATCAATCAATGTAGGatgtatccaggtttcccaattgcttcgtttccgaccgatttatgtggagcacgtgatgcgcacaaaaaatattggcggtctagaagtgtcgtctgcgcaatgatcgcggcggctttcttgaccgccaaggacgaccacgctcgttgtgagacgtcattcgttagacctcaatagatATAGATCTATAGATCTGTACCTTCTTTTCATCTGGCTGAGGTGTACCAAAGCCTCCAGGCGAAGAAAACCCACCCTGGTTgtcaaaaccaccaccaccaccctggTTGAAGCCTGAAACAAAAGCAGCCAAGTGTCATTACTGTCACAGTGTCAGTTTTACTTTTAGCGTCAACCTTGACTCAAAAATCTTGTAAGGCTGGAGACTAACTAGCAATTTACATTTAATGTTCTTTGTTACGCAAG is from Littorina saxatilis isolate snail1 linkage group LG5, US_GU_Lsax_2.0, whole genome shotgun sequence and encodes:
- the LOC138967538 gene encoding replication protein A 32 kDa subunit-like, with translation MWNDQGGFNQGGGGGFDNQGGFSSPGGFGTPQPDEKKGRSRAQNLVPVTVAQILNSSVDNDRFFSGSLEISQVTMIGLIRSVRETATRIDYELDDMTGPPLEVKQFVDNDENVPEEERVPTMRENTYVRVYGHVRSFSGKKNVVAFNISPVEDMNQLTCHILSTIYAHASTNLKQATGGNQMNNTAGTSNAGDQGGSSIYGLSALNNQIANIIRSCNSEMGASVADVSQQLKGVPEKAIREALEFLSGEGHIYSTIDDDHFKATDG